The DNA sequence CGAGGCATGGATTTGGGCAATTTGGGAATAGCTATCTTTCCCAGCAGATTCTGCTGCTTCCTCTTCTGAAGCCTCGCTCTCGGCTAGCGTGCGAGCGCCGATAATGCGTTCGCGTAGTTGTTGGCGCACTTGCGGCAGTAGGTACCGTTGCTGCCAATTCTGCCACTGCTGCCAGTACTGTTGGCGAACTTGTTGCAAGCGATCGCTGAGAACTGGCATAGATTTTTGCCAGTTGCGATGGTGGCGTTGGGTTAACACTTGCTCTAACACCAACGAATCTTGCATGGCCCCCAAAACATCCTGAATTTGTTTCATTTCCTGGACCACATCTTTGTAGGCATCTTCGGGATAGGCACACAAACTCAGTTGGTAGCGAACCCGCTTCACCTGCTTGCGTAAGTCGTGGAGGCATTCCCCCTGCTCGGCGTACAGACCTTCGATGCCTTCTGGGGATAAATCTCGATCTGGCAACCAGGTGCCGTCGCTGTAGCGAACCCCAACCCACCAACCGGGATGCAGGAAAAGCTGGCTGACGGTTGGTCCTAGCAAATCTGGCAAAACCGACTGCAAGGGCATATCAG is a window from the Geitlerinema sp. PCC 9228 genome containing:
- a CDS encoding CHAD domain-containing protein; this translates as MNTMVCQSVTVGEQASTAIEKAFQKATKYEQQVLKDKDPEYLHQMRVGMRRLRSIIRTLAVALELPTAASDKKIGKVARRLGTLRDLDVLMADLSENYLAYLPTKEQKQLQKSLQLLEEERQDALAEVRSTLKSKRYLQMKQQLQEWLAHPQYRSIADMPLQSVLPDLLGPTVSQLFLHPGWWVGVRYSDGTWLPDRDLSPEGIEGLYAEQGECLHDLRKQVKRVRYQLSLCAYPEDAYKDVVQEMKQIQDVLGAMQDSLVLEQVLTQRHHRNWQKSMPVLSDRLQQVRQQYWQQWQNWQQRYLLPQVRQQLRERIIGARTLAESEASEEEAAESAGKDSYSQIAQIHASLVDSSSANH